The proteins below come from a single Malus domestica chromosome 03, GDT2T_hap1 genomic window:
- the LOC103427093 gene encoding nonsense-mediated mRNA decay factor SMG7-like, producing MIPQMDNMSAPSSRERAQRLYDKILELENRRRRSAQARIPSDPNAWQQMRENYEAIILEDHAFSEQNNIEYALWQLHYKRIEELRAHFSAAMASTGSNTSQGVKGPIRPDRVTKIRLQFKTFLSEATGFYHDLIVKIRAKYGLPLGYFSEDSENRTVIDKDGKKGLISCHRCLIYLGDLARYKGLYGEGDSKTREYAAASSYYMQAASLWPSSGNPHHQLAILASYSGDELVAVYRYFRSLAVDCPFSTARDNLIVAFEKNRQSYSQLSGNTNASAVKELPARLAGKGRGKGETIPTSKDNSTEVSLVKERASSTQETYKAFCIRFVRLNGILFTRTSLETFAEVLTVVSSGLCELLSSGGEEVLNFGADAVENGLVIVRLISILIFTVHIVKKESEGQTYAEIVQRAVLLQNAFTAVFELMGHILERCVQLCDPSSSFLLPGILVFVEWLACCPDVAAGSDADEKQSSVRSKFWNVCISFFNSLSSTGPMSIDDDEDETCFNNMSRYEEGETENRLALWEDFELRGFTPLIPAQTILDFSRKHSFGSDGHKEKGARVKRILAAGKALANVVKVDQEAVYFDSKLKKFVIGFEPQVQNDIVPTTYLHMANGNDNLQENQVVGTISLGAAYPKPELSMEGDEEDEVIVFKPIVAEKRPDAVSTAWRAYDGLEPGKNASPGDQTVNVTYGSAALDNLHHQNAFRADLQIPVTFANGIPQHLQPIQSHGSKFSVDTGFGVGSQLPASITNTVPLNLQPVQSNSLNLAMEEEMSLANSLKSMGFMGNGHALKSEPVAVPVPYQHPVNGSTSGMFYSHTKAPENPLSYKVDATYGAIADGLTVKTSSALPTGIRKSPVSRPVRHLGPPPGFSRVPPKNANESICSSDSMSESLVMDDYSWLDGYQMPSSTKVNGLNDYVSYSSQYNPHRFTNSNGLSGTVNFPFPGKQGPPMQLPGENQKSWQDIQRLDDLKLHHEMQLQQQQQLVNGNQHLNPQPEQYQGQSLWTGRHFV from the exons ATGATTCCACAGATGGATAACATGTCTGCTCCTTCATCAAGGGAGCGTGCCCAACGCCTGTATGACAAG ATTCTTGAGTTGGAGAATAGGCGTCGAAGGTCTGCCCAAGCACGAATTCCATCAGATCCCAATGCCTGGCAACAGATGCGTGAGAATTATGAAGCAATAATTCTTGAGGATCATGCTTTTTCTGAGCAGAACAATATCGAATATGCTTTGTGGCAGTTACATTACAAGCGTATTGAGGAATTGCGAGCACACTTCAGTGCTGCTATGGCTTCTACAGGTTCAAACACATCTCAGGGTGTGAAAGGGCCAATTAGGCCTGATCGGGTTACAAAAATAAGACTGCAGTTTAAAACATTCCTTTCAGAAGCAACTGGATTTTATCATGATTTAATAGTGAAGATCAGAGCAAAGTATGGGCTTCCTCTGGGTTATTTCTCTGAAGATTCTGAAAACCGGACCGTTATAGACAAGGATGGAAAGAAAGGTCTAATTTCATGCCACAGATGCTTGATATATTTGGGTGACCTTGCACGCTACAAAGGACTGTATGGGGAAGGGGACTCAAAAACTCGTGAGTATGCTGCAGCCTCAAGTTACTATATGCAAGCTGCATCTCTCTGGCCATCCAGTGGGAACCCCCATCATCAG CTTGCTATATTGGCTTCCTATTCGGGGGATGAGTTGGTGGCTGTTTATCGATATTTTCGTAGCCTGGCGGTGGATTGTCCCTTTTCAACTGCGAGAGATAACTTGATTGTTGCATTTGAGAAG aatcGTCAGAGTTACTCTCAACTGTCTGGGAATACTAATGCTTCTGCAGTCAAAGAGTTGCCTGCACGGTTGGCAGGCAAAGGTAGAGGGAAAGGGGAAACAATACCCACATCTAAAGATAACAGTACTGAAGTGAGCCTGGTTAAGGAAAGAGCATCCAGTACCcaggagacttataaggctttTTGCATCCGTTTTGTCCGTCTGAATGGCATTCTTTTCACTCGTACTAG CCTGGAGACATTTGCAGAAGTTCTAACTGTGGTAAGCAGTGGCTTATGTGAGCTTCTGTCTTCTGGAGGAGAAGAGGTGCTGAATTTTGGTGCAGATGCTGTTGAAAATGGACTTGTTATTGTTAGACTCATCTCCATATTGATATTCACAGTTCATATTGTGAAAAAGGAAAGCGAAGGTCAGACATATGCAGAAATTGTACAACGTGCTGTCCTGCTGCAGAATGCATTTACTGCTGTTTTTGAGTTGATGGGACACATCTTAGAGAGATGTGTGCAGTTGTGTGATCCTTCTTCAAGTTTCCTGTTACCAGgtattttggtttttgttgaATGGTTGGCATGCTGTCCTGATGTTGCAGCTGGAAGTGATGCAGATGAAAAACAGTCGTCTGTTAGATCCAAATTCTGGAATGTATGTATATCCTTCTTCAATAGTCTCTCGTCTACTGGGCCAATGTCgatagatgatgatgaagatgagacTTGCTTTAATAACATGAGCAGATACGAAGAAGGTGAAACTGAAAACCGTCTTGCTCTGTGGGAGGATTTTGAGTTGAGAGGATTTACTCCACTAATTCCAGCACAAACAATATTGGACTTCTCGAGGAAGCATTCTTTTGGAAGTGATGGCCATAAGGAAAAAGGGGCCCGTGTTAAGAGGATTCTGGCAGCAGGCAAAGCTCTTGCAAATGTGGTTAAGGTTGACCAGGAAGCAGTATATTTTGATTCGAAGTTAAAGAAATTTGTCATCGGTTTTGAGCCTCAAGTGCAAAATGATATTGTTCCTACCACCTATCTACATATGGCTAATGGAAATGATAATCTGCAAGAAAATCAAGTAGTGGGCACAATCAGTTTGGGAGCTGCATATCCAAAGCCTGAGTTATCCATGGAAGGGGATGAGGAAGATGAAGTTATAGTCTTTAAACCAATAGTGGCTGAGAAGCGACCTGATGCAGTAAGCACCGCATGGAGAGCCTATGATGGCCTAGAGCCTGGTAAAAATGCTTCTCCAGGTGATCAAACAGTTAATGTAACCTATGGTTCTGCCGCTTTGGATAATCTACACCATCAAAATGCCTTTAGGGCTGATTTACAAATACCTGTAACTTTTGCAAATGGTATACCCCAACACTTGCAACCAATCCAGTCACATGGTTCCAAGTTTTCAGTGGATACTGGTTTTGGTGTTGGTTCACAACTACCTGCATCAATTACCAATACAGTACCCCTGAATTTGCAACCAGTTCAATCAAATTCCTTGAATCTTGCAATGGAGGAAGAAATGTCTCTTGCTAATAGCTTAAAGAGTATGGGATTTATGGGGAATGGGCATGCACTAAAATCTGAGCCTGTAGCAGTTCCTGTTCCATACCAACACCCAGTGAATGGTAGTACTAGTGGTATGTTTTACAGCCACACAAAAGCTCCAGAAAATCCTTTGTCTTATAAAGTTGATGCAACTTATGGAGCAATCGCTGACGGGTTGACTGTAAAGACATCATCAGCTCTGCCTACAGGTATCCGAAAAAGTCCAGTAAGTCGACCTGTTAGGCACCTTGGTCCACCACCCGGTTTTAGCCGTGTTCCTCCCAAAAATGCGAATGAATCAATTTGTAGTTCAGATTCAATGAGTGAGAGTCTAGTGATGGATGATTACAGCTGGTTGGATGGATATCAGATGCCATCTTCAACAAAAGTAAATGGGCTCAATGATTATGTTAGTTATTCATCTCAATACAATCCCCATCGCTTCACAAACAGCAACGGCTTAAGTGGAACAGTGAACTTCCCCTTTCCTGGTAAACAGGGTCCACCCATGCAACTACCAGGGGAAAACCAGAAAAGCTGGCAAGATATCCAGAGGCTTGATGACCTCAAGCTACACCATGAAATGCAGCTGCAGCAACAGCAACAACTTGTAAATGGAAATCAGCACTTGAATCCACAGCCTGAGCAATATCAAGGACAGTCTCTCTGGACGGGCCGCCATTTTGTGTGA